From the genome of Aerococcus sanguinicola:
CTGTAGCCGTACTAGCCGTTTGAAGCACGCTAGGCGAGAGACCAAGGCTCGAGCCGGTGCCATGGCTCTTCAAGGCCCAAATTCAAAAGCGGAGCGAATGCTCACCAGCATAATATGGCAAACCAACTAAATAATTTTATTTTACAAAGGGGTTAGGACCTATGTTTTAGCCTCTTTTTTCTTTTTCTTGTTGACAGGCGCTTGGATCTCGGTTAGACTATTAATCGTAACGATTACGATTTAAGGAAAGAAAGAGGGATTTTTTGAAACGAGATGTATTAATGGTGAGTCTGCTGAGTGTTCTGGCCCTGGGCGCTTGCCAGGCTTCGGATGCGCCCGCTAATCAAGCGGCAGCTTCTTCTAGTCAGACCGAGCAGGCGACGAGTCAGGATCATTCGGGACACAGCCATGAGGGGCACGACCATGGAGAGGATAGCCACGATCATACGCATGACCACAGTGGGGAAGACCATGACCATGCTTTTGAAGTGACCAAGGAGACCCTGGTCGGCAAGGAAGGGGAGGACTACCTGGTGGCGCACGGCGACCACTACCACAAAGTTCCTGCCGACAAGCTGACTGAAGAGGAGCGGAAGGACTTCGATGACTATTTGGCGGCCCATCCCAATCTTAAGGCCGACCATGAGAAGGCGCTCCAGGTCCAAGCCGGCTACTTCGACGATGCGGATGTAGCTGACCGAACCCTAGCAGATTGGCAGGGCGACTGGCAGTCGGTGGCCCCTTATTTAGAAGACGGCACTTTGGACCCTGTTATGGAATTTAAGGCGGTCAAGTCCGAGGGCGAGAAGTCGGCGGAAGACTACAAGGCCTATTACCAGAAGGGCTACCAGACCGACCTCAAGGGAATCAAGATCGAGGGCGACCAGATTACTTTTATCAAGAAAGACGGATCGACCGCAACTGGGACCTACCGGGCAGAAGGCTCGAAGATTCTCGATTATGAAAAAGGCAACCGCGGCGTCCGTCCCTTGTTTACCAAGGTATCCGGCGATGAGGAAGCCTATAATTATGTCCAGTTCTCGGACCACCACGTTGCCCCGAGCGACCATGTCAACCACTTCCATATCTTTGTAGGGAACGACTCCCACGAAGCCCTCTTTGAAGAAATGGACAACTGGCCAACCTTCTACCCCAAGGCATGGACCGGCGACCAGATCCTCGAAGACCAACTCCATCATTAGGAGAGGGAAAACCAGCTGCGGCTGGTTTTTTCTTTTTGGGGGATTGGGTGGAGAAGGGGGCTCGAACTTTCAAACGAGGACGTCGTTTGAAAGTTGCTCGTCTTCTACTTATGAATCACGGCCTCGTTTACGAGTAGGCCGCCAGGAACTTTCAAAGTAGAGCTTAGTTTGAAAGTAGTTGGCTGGTAACTTTCAGAAGGGGGTTTTATTTGCGAGTTGACCAGCGCCTCCCCAAATCCAATATGCCTCCTCCTTTGTTAATGAACGGGGAGGCTTATTTTTATCAGCTGATCTCCTCAAGCGATCACTCCTGTTCTTTTTCCGAGACTTCCGGTCTGGCGAAATATTTGCTATAGTAGCGTCTACAGAAGGGAAAGGTGATCGTATGAAGCGATTTGGGAAATTTTTTTTAGCACTTTTAGCGTTCTTGCTTTTGGGGGCTTGTGGCAAGCACGAGGAGGCGTCGTCGGAGAACCAGGCGGCCAAGGATAAGGTGCGCGTGGCGGTGGTTGGCTCGAGCGAGAAGGAAATCTGGGAGTTTGTCGCAGATAAGGCCAAGGCGGAAGGGATCGACCTGGAAGTGGTGGAGTTAACCGACTACAACCAACCCAACCAGGCCCTGGCCAATGGAGACGTCGAGCTCAACGCCTTCCAGCATTATGCCTTCCTCAAGCAGTGGAATGAGGACCACAAGGAAGACTTGACGCCGATTGGGCTGACCTTCATCACACCGCTCTATATCTTCTCTGACAAGGTGGATGATCTCAAGGACCTTCCGGAAGGTGGCCAGGTCTTGATTCCCCAGGAGACTTCGATTCAGGGGCGGGCGCTCTTAGCCTTGCAGACGGCGGGTGTATTGAAGCTCCGCGATGGCGGGTCGACCCTGTCTCAGGTCAGTGATGTCATTGAGAATCCTAAGAATATTGAGCTGGTGGAAGTGGAATCCGCCCAAGCCCCTCGCCTAGTCAAGGACGTGGATGCGGCGGTAGTGAACGGGTCCTTCGCTGAAGACGCAGGTATGAAGATTGAGGAAAATATCTTCACCGATGCCGACCACTTGGATCAAATTCCAAATGATCGCTATAATTTAATCGTGGCGCGCAAGGAAGACCAGAATAACTCCACACTTCAAAAAATTGTTCAGCTCTACCAAGCCCAAGATGTGGCGGACAAGATGAATGAAGTGAGTCCAGGCCAGTACTATCCGGTCTGGGGACAAAAGGTGGACTTCATCCCATAAATTTACATAAGATTTACAAGTTTTTAACCCAATTTCAATAAAGCTTAGCTATAATGTAATTGTCTGTTGGGAAGCAGACATGCATAAATTTTCCTTTAAAAGCAATCGAAGCATATACTCATTCGGTAGGCTCAATGTCAGAGCCTTGCTTTCACGCTCCCCACAAGCAAGAAGGCAGATTGCGACATGTCGAGGCCAGCTATTCAGCTGGTCTTTTTTTATTGTTTTTTTTTGCCTTTGTGAATAAATGGGGGTGGATTTGCCTTCGGGAGGCTTGAATGCAGATAGCGGGACTGGGTTTGCGCTCGATGAGGCTGAGTGCAGATAGCGGTTGTGGATTTGCATTCGGCAAGCTTGTATGCAAATAGGAAAGTCCTGACTTGCTCCAAGCATCCAAAGCTAACCGCTCTTGCTCACACCCTCATAGTTGGGTTCGACTTGGCAGACTCGGAGTGATTTCACAAGTCAGAAACGGGCGAATGCTTCGCTCTTATTCAGATTTGCTCCAATCATCCGAGTCTAACCGCCAAGTCTCACACCCTGTCTAGTCGGGTTCGGGCTAGCAGAAATAGCTCCTCTTCACCAAAATCCGTCGAAGACTTTCAGTCTTCTCTGGCTTTTGGCTCCAGAGGTCTATTTCTCCCGCTAGCCCTCACACCCTTATGTTTGCGTATTTGTTTTTTTCGTGCCAGACTGGGGACAGAATCCTAATTAAGGAGTGGTAAGTATGTTACAAGGACGAAATTTTTTACGGGTGAGTGATTTTAGTCAAGCGGAATTGCGCAATTTGGTGGATTTTGCCTTGCATCTTAAGGATCTTAAGGCGCGGGGGATTCCTCATCCTTATTTGGAGGGGCAGAACTTGGCTCTAGTTTTCAACAAGGCTTCGACGCGGACGCGGGCGGCTTTTACGGTAGCAGCTAGCGATCTGGGGGCGGATTTGGAGTATTTTTCCACGGCGGATATGCAGTTGGGGACCAAGGAATCTGTTGCGGATACAGCTCGGGTTCTGGGGCGGATTTTTGATGGGATTGGTTTTCGCGGGGCGGCTCAGGAAGATGTGGATATTCTGGCTGCTGAAGCGGGGGTGCCGGTCTGGAATGCTTTAACGGACTTGGCCCATCCCATGCAGATGGTGGGCGACTACATGACTCTCAAGGAGGCTTACGGTGACTTGGCTGGGCTCAAGTTGGTCTATGTGGGGGACGGGCGTAACAATGTGGCCAATTCCCTGCTCTTGGCGGGCCTGATCCTAGGGGTTGAAGTGGTCATCGCGGCACCCGAATCCCTCCAGCCAAATGCCCAAGTTCGTGCGCTAGCGGACCGATTATCTGAGACTTACGGGACGCCCTACCAACTGACAGAGGATGTCCATACCGCTGTCCAAGAAGCGGACGCCATCTACACCGATGTCTGGGTCTCCATGGGGGAAGAAGACCAGCTGGAAGAGCGCATCAATTTACTCCAGCCCTACCAAGTCAATGCCCAGCTTATGGCAGAGACAGGCAAGGACACCATCTTCATGCACTGCCTCCCTGCCTACCACAACGGTGAGAGTGAAAAAGGCCGGGCCCTGGTCGATCAATACGGCGAGGCTGCCTTTGAAGTTACGGACGAGGTCTTCCAATCCGAGGCCGGCTGGCAATTCCAACAAGCTGAAAACCGCCTGCACTCGACCAAGGCCATTCTGGCGGCGACTAATGGGCATTTGTTTGTGCCGGGAGTTTAGAGTTAAGGGGGACGGAAAAGCAAGAACTAGCTTTCCCCAGTCCTCCCCCTTGTCAGTTTCCCCAATCCATGTTACAATAATCATTGTCGAAAGACCTTATGGCGAGGATGGAGATGTGAACCGGGTCAGATCGGGAACGAAGCAGCCCTAAGCATTTTCCATCTTGTGCTGTAAGTTTTTTATTTTGGATATTAAAGGAGCCGGCGCGCTGAATCAGCGGCCGGCTTTTTCTATGGGGTAAAATATACAATAAAAGAGGCCCAATCGCGATTAGAGCCTCTTTATTTAGGTAAATTTTTTATGATTTTCTTTATCAATGATCACAGGTTAAATGTTCCAAGGGCCGGCTGAGATCATCCAGGTCCTGGTAGTAGCTGAGAATTACTCTTCCGTTAAGGACTTTGGGTCGCTGCCGAGTGCCTGGGCCATGTCTTCATTGACTTTAACCACTAATTTTTCGGATTTTTGAACGGGCATTTCGCCTGGGTTTTTACCGTTTTTCAGGATGTCGATGGCCATTTGACCGGTTTGCTTGCCGAGTTCGTAGTAGTCCACCCCGTAAGCGCAGAGGGTACCTTCCACGCCAGCATCGAAGGCAGCAACTGAAGGCACTTTTTCTTCTTTGAGCACTTGGCCGATGGTTTGGATGGTGTTGGCGACGGTGTTGTCGGTTGGCAGGTAGATGCCGTCGACTTTCTTAGCCAGGGCCTTGGTGGCTTGTTGGATTTCGTTGGTCGTGGTGACGGTCATGCTTTCCACCTTGAGCCCCTTGGATTCGATATAGTCCTTGGCTTCCTTGTACTGCATCTCGGAGTTGACCTCGCTGGAGTTGTAGAGGATGCCTATGGTTTTAATGGAAGGGTCCGCCTTGAGCAAGAGGTCGACGACCTTGTCCGTTGGCGCGCCGTCGCTGGTTCCCGTCATGTTAGCGCCAGGTTTTTCCGCACTTTCGACCAATTTGGCGCTGACCGGATCAGTAACTGCCGTGAAAAGTTGGGGCGTCTTCTTATCGGTGTTCAGCATGGCTTGGGCAGCTGGGGTAGCGATGGAGAGGATGAGGTCGTTTTTACCTGCTAATTGCTGGGTGATACTCTGCAAGTTGGATTGGTCACCCTGGGCATTTTGGTAGTTGAGTGTTAAATTCTTGCCTTCTTCATAGCCGGCTTCCTTGAGAGCATCTGTGAAACCTTCCCGGGCCCGGTCGAGTGATTCGTGTTCCATAAATTGGAGGACACCCACTGATGCTTCGGCTTGACTATTATCTTCGGCTGCTTGCCCGCAAGCCCCTAAACCCAGCGCTAGGGCACCGAGACCTAATATTTTAACTAATTGCTTGATTTTCATGATGAGATCCTCCTTATAAGTTCTAAAAATAACCAACAAGTGACTAAACTCTCTTCCTTACAATAGAAAAACCGCCTTAGATAGTTATCCTAAGACGGTGGGTAAGTTCAAAAATATAGGCCCGGCCTCTTAGAATATCCAATCTATTCTATGGGGCCTAAGCATGGTAAAAATCTCTAGCCTCATAGATACAAACGCTTGGTCCGTGTTTGTACCTATGACTCGCATAGCTACAAACACTATCTAAAGAAGCTAAAGAAGAAAGTATTCGGTTGAGCCGAGCATGCGCCCAGGCAGTGAGTTGATTCAATTCTTAGCATGAGTCATGCTCCTTTCTCAAGTGATAATCCTATCATAGGACAAAAGTAAGAAGAAGTCAACCGTATTCTTATGGAATTTTAATTTATTCTGGGGAAAATGATCATGTGAAGGGGGAACTGGGGTTGATGGGCAGGCTGACTCACAAATAGAAATCCTGGATTGTGAGGCGAGTTGGGTCAACTTTCGAAAGTCCCCTTAGTTTGCGCTTAGGACCGAGTCAACTTTCGAAAATCCTCTTAGTTTGTGAGTCGGACTGCGCTAACTTTCGAAAATCCTCTTAGTTTGTGAGTCGGACTGCGCTAACTTTCGAAAGTCCTCTTAGTTTGTGAGTCGGACTGCGCTAACTTTCGAAAGTCCCCTTAGTTTGTAACTAGGCCCCGGCCAACTTTCAAATGCCCCCTTAATTTGCGACTAGGACCGAGCGACCCCTAAGCAAGTTCCCTAACTGTGGGTTGAGCCGTGGCAAGCTTCAAAGAGTGCCTCCGAGTGTGGATTGGTAACTGGCAACCTCTAACCAGGCCTCTCGAGTGAGGATCGGCAACCGGCAACCCCCAACCAAGCCCTTCGAGTGTGGGTTCAGTCTTACCAATCCCCAAGCAAGCTCCCTGAGTGTGGCTTGTCCCGCACCGCAACCATCATCCTCAAAAAATTAAGCTCTAAGCTAGGAATCCCCATTCATTTCGGCCTTATTTTGTTAAAGAAAGTCTAAGATGACCATCTTCTTCTAGTATTTTATTTATTTTAGAAATAGAATATAGGTAAAATAATCGCGAGATGTCATTCTTTTGGGCGTGGCTTTTGCAAGTACAGATAAGGAATGTGTATGATGGATTTTATTAGACGGCACAAGCGCGTGCTCCAAATCTTTTTTTATGTCTTGATTTTTGGGCTTTTAGGTTATTTCATCCGCCACGAGCTCCAGGGGATTGACTGGCAACTCTTCCGCCAGTCCTTGGGGGAGAAGACCATTTGGATTCAACTGGCCCTCCTCCTGACGGGGCTCTTGGGCTTCTCGGTCAACGGACTCTATGATTTAAATGCCACCCGGGATTATCCTTTGACGGCAGCCCCGCTGGATATCCTTAAGATCGGCTGGATTAGCCAGGCCTTCAATGAATTCATCGATTTCGGGGGCTTGACGGGGGGAACCTTGCGGGCGAACTTCTACAAGAAGGCGGGTCTGCCGGCTGAATCGGCCCTCCAATTGTCGGTGATGAATTGGGCGGCGAGTTTCCTGGGCTTGGTCTTTTTGATCTTCCTCGCCTTGCCCCTGGCCTGGGGACGGTCGCTGGGTTGGCCCTTAGTCCTGGCGCTCATCTTCACCCTCTACCTGCCAGCCTTTCTCTTGGCGGACCGGGTGCCCTGGTTCCAACGCCTCTTTGACCGCTACCAGCTCCAGCAGATTTCCTGGCGCAAAAAATGGGGCTATGTGGGCGTATCCATCCTTGACTGGTCGGCTGCCCTGACTTACTTTCTCTTTGTCATGTCTGTCTTTAACCCCAATTTTGCCTGGACGGACGGCTTACTGATCTATGTCTTCAGTATCGTGGTGGGCCTCTTCAGCTTCGTCCCAGGTGGGGTGGGGGCCTTCGATGTGACGGTCCTCCTGCTCATGCAGAAGGCGGGCTATGAGACGGCCAATGTTCTCGCCGCCTTGGTGGTTCTCCGCGTGTGTTACTATATTATTCCCTGGGTCCTGGCTTCGACCTATGTTCTGGGCCGCTGGTACCGGGAGAAGACGGAGGACTTCCACCTGACATTCTGGTCAGATGTCCTGGTCAAAAGTTTGGCGCTCGTCATGTTTATCGGTGGCGCCCTCCTCGTGTCGACCGCTTTGGCACCGGAACTCTTCGAACGGGTCCGCCTGCTCAACCACCTGGTGCCCCGGCTCTTTGAACAAGTCTCGGCCTTTATCACCTTAATTGTGGGGATTGTGACCCTCCTGCTTTCGCTTGGTATCAATGCCCGGGTCCGCCGGGTCTACCAGGCGGCGATGGGCCTCTTGCCCCTGGGCGCTGTCCTCTGCCTGGTTCGGGGCATCTCTTACCGGGAGGCCCTGGTCGTGATGGCCGTCTGGATCCTCCTCTATGCCAACCGCCGGCAATTTATCCGGGCTAGCGTGCCCCTGACCCGGCGTAATATCCTTGTTGCTAGTCTCTTGACTATCCTTGTCCTGGGGGTGACCAGCGTGGCAGTGGCCTGGCACATCCTCCGCCTCCAGGGGGAATTGGTCATTACCATCAACCTGGTTCATCTCATGCTGAGTTTATTGATTGTTGTGGGCTTGGCCCTGCTCCTTCTTTTCAGCCAGTCGAAGAAGCTGGCCTTCCAAAGTCCGAGTCCAGAAGAGGTTGATGCCTATCTGGCCCTGGTCGACCAGTACGGGGGGACGGAATACAGCCACCTAGTTCGTCTCTATGATAAGCAGATTTTTTTCGGGCCAGACCAAGAGGCGGCCGTGCTCTACCGGTCGGTGGGGCGGAACATGTTGGTTCTCGGTGGTCCTGTCGGCCAGCCCGCTTCTTTTGACCGCTTGCTCCAAGCTTTTGCCGCCTATGCCCATGATGCCGGCATGCAGCTGGCCTATTATGAGGTCAGTCCCCGCTACCTGGATCATTTTTGTAATATGGGTTATTTGACCGTCAAGATCGGGGAGGCGGCTATTATCTCTCTGACTGACTTCACTTTTGAGGGGAAAAAGAACCGCAACCGCCGGCAGATCCGCAATGCCATGGAGAAGGCAGGCCTGCGTTTTGAAGTTCTGACCCCGCCCCATAGCCCGGAAACTTTAGCTGAATTGAAGGGGATTTCGGATGACTGGTTGGAGGGGCGGAGTGAGATGGCCTATTCGCTGGGGGCTTTCCAGGAAGACTACCTGCAGGCCAGTCCCATCTTTGTCCTGCGCTCGGATGAGCGGGTGGAGGCCTTTGCTAACCTCATGCCCATCAGTTCGACGAGCGTATCAATTGATTTAATGCGCTTTGGGGGGGATACTGTAGATAACGTGATGCAGATGCTCTTGCTGCAGATTATAGCCTGGGCTAAGGAGGAAGGCTACGAGACCTTTGACCTGGGGATGGCCCCGCTGGCTAATGTTGGCGACCAGACCTATTCGCGCTCGCGGGACCGGGTGATCCGCCTAGTCTATGAGTACGGCAACCGGGTCTATGGCTTCAAGGGCCTGCGCGCCTACAAGGATAAGTTCCGCCCCCACTGGGAGAACCGCTACCTGGTCTACGCCGAAGCCGCCGCCCTGCCCCAGATCCTCCTCGGCCTCTATGAAGCAGTCAACCGGTCTTATAAGAAAAAGGAGAAATAACCATGCATACTCTCTATATCAAACAACGTATCTTCAAAATTACGGATAATTATCCCATCAAAGACGACCAAGGCAAGGTCTGCTACCAGGTGGACCAAGACTTCAAGCTGATCGGCGATAAGATCCATGTGACTGATCCCCATGGTGATGAGGTTTTCACCGTTAAGCGCAAGTTGATCCGTCTCTTCCCAACCTATAGTGTGGAATTCGCGGACGGTCAATCGCTCAAGGTTAGAAGCCAGCTCTCCCTCATGCGTCGCAAGGTCAAGGTCAGCTCCGACGACTTCCAACTGAAAGTGCGTGGCAACCTGATCGACCACAAGTTCACAGTTAGCGAAAGTGGAAATGAGATCGGCACCATCCGCAAAAAGCTCATCAGCATTGGCGACAGCTTTGAAATCCAAGTCAAAGATCCCAATTACGAACAAGTCCTCGTCGCTATTACCATTGCCATCGACAACCTGATGGACCGTGAAGACGACGAGGAAGACGAGGATTAGATTGATTTTGAAAGGGAGAGTGCTGAGCATCCCTTCCGCCTTTGAATTTGATCGTTAATAACCATCTTATCATCTAACCCCGCCAGCCGGAAAAAATAGCTGGCGGGGTTTTTGCATGGCTTTTTTGAATAGGGGCTGGGAGAGGCTGCTGACTTTCAAATGAGGCGGTGGTTTGCGAGTCGAATCGCGGCAACTTTCAAATGGGGTGGTGGTTTGCGAGTCGGGTCGTGGCAACTTTCAAATGGGGCGGTGGTTTGCGAGTAGGGTCGTGGCAACTTTCAAATGGGGCGGTGGTTTGCGAGTCGGATCGCGTCGACTTTCAAAGGGGAGCTAAGTTTGCAAGTCGACGCGCTGCAACTTTTAAACAGACCCTGAATTTGCAAGTTGCCAGCCTCAGCCTACCCACCAGACACCAATCCCCTAAGCCAGTTCCCCATTCGGACCTGTTCTCCCTTTGCTTTCCCCGTTAATTTCGCTAAGATAGGGATAAGATCTTTAGAGGAGGAGCTTTATGACGACACATATTTGGAAACGGGCGCTGGTTTTAGCCATAGGAATTGCCATTAATGCTTTGGGGATTGTGCTGATTACCAAGGCCAACTTGGGGACAACGGCGGTCTCTAGTTTGCCCTTGGTGCTGAGTTTGGCGACGCCGCTGAGCTTGGGGACCTTGCTTTTTATCTTCAATGCCCTCTACATTGTCGGGCAGATGGCCCTCTACCGCCGGGATTTCCAGTCCTGGCAGTGGCTCCAGCTCGGGGTTAATTTGATTCTCAGCCTGGTGACGGATTGGTCGGCGGCAGCCTTGTCTTGGCTCCAACCCAACACAATCTGGTCCCAGGCTCTCTGCCTGGTTTTGGGCTGTGCGGTCCTGGCTTTTGGGATTGCCTTGGAAGTGGCGGCGGACTGGCTCTATGTGTCGGCGGAGGGCATCGTCCAGGCCATCACGACCCATTTTGCTTGGCCGTTCGGTCGGGTGAAGATTGCCTTCGACGGGACCATTACCGGTTTGGCGGTTCTTTTCTCCTTCCTCTTGCTCGGCGGCTTGGAGGGGGTAGGCTGGGGGACCTTGATTTCGGCCTTTTTGATCGGACGCTTCGTTGCTTTTTACCAAAAAAATTTGCCTGTCCTGGGCCGGATTGGGGCTTGGAAGATAAGTGATCGCATTTAACGAACACCACTCATCAAGAAGGTGTATCAGCGGTCCTATAGTATTTCGGGCTGACGTGTGCTAGTATATTCACATAGAAAACAGTGCTTATTTTTAATAAGTTAAAAGGAGCGATTCAGATGACTAAGCCAAATCCAACTGAAAAATATAAGGGTTTTAATACGAAACAAGTTCACGCTGGCCACCAACTCGATGAAACGGGTGCGCGGGCGGTACCGATTTATCAAACGACTTCCTATGTCTTTAAAGATGCTGAACAAGCGGCCAACCGCTTTGCCTTAACCGATGCGGGTGGGATTTATTCGCGTATCACCAACCCAACCGTGGGCGTCCTCGAAGAACGCGTGGCTGCTCTGGAAAACGGAACAGCTGGGATTGCGGTAGCTTCCGGATCAGCGGCAATTACTTATGCCATCCTCAATATTGCTAAGACGGGGGATAATATTATCTCTGCGACCAGTCTTTACGGCGGAACCTTCAACTTATTTAGCGTGACCCTGCCTGACTTAGGGATTGAAACGCGTTTTGTCAAGGATATCGAAGATTTCGACGCCGTGGAAAAATTAATTGACGACGAGACCCGGGCCATCTACCTGGAGACCATCGGCAATCCTAAGACCAACCTGATCGATATCGACAAGGTCAGCGCGTTTGCCCATCAACACGGCCTGCCTGTGATTGTGGATAATACCTTCGCCACACCTTACCTCTATCGGCCTCTAGACCACGGTGCCGATGTGGTGGTCCACTCTGCAACCAAATTCCTGGGCGGCCACGGGACAACTCTGGCAGGGATTGTCGTTGAAAATGGCCAGTTCGATTGGAAGAATAACGAGCGTTTCCCTGGCTTCTCGACGCCTGACTCTCACTATAATGGCCTGGTCTTCGGCGACCTAGCACCAGCGGCCTTCACGACTAAGATCCGCGCCCAAGTTCTCCGCGACACCGGGGCCTGCCTGAGCGCTCAGGACGCCTTCCTGATTATCAATGGGATTGAAACCCTGTCCCTGCGTGTGGAACGCCACGTGGCCAATGCAGAAAAGATCGCGAAACACTTAGAAGACCATCCTAAGGTAGACTGGGTGGCTTATCCTGGTCTGGAAAGCTCTCCTTACCATGAACTCGCTGAGCGTGACTTCCCGAACGGGGTTGGATCCATCTTCTCCTTTGGGGTTAAAGGGGGCAAGGAAGCTGGTATCCGCTTCGTGGATGCCCTAGAAATCTTCTCCAACCTGGCCAATGTGGCTGACGTCCGTTCCTTAGTGGTCCACCCTGCCTCAACCACCCATGCCCAATTATCCGATGAAGAATTGGAAGAAGCTGGGGTTGGCCAAGACCTGATCCGTCTATCGATCGGGATCGAAGATGTCGATGACCTGATTGCAGACCTCGACCAAGCTTTGGACCAAGCCTAAATTGATGATATAAAGAGAGAAGAAGAGCGGTGCGTCCGCTCTTTTTTGCTGCTTAAGTACCTTTTACTGTAAGGGGTTACATAGTTTTGCTATAATGAAGATATTAAAGGAGGTTATCAAGATGGCATTAAAAAATAAAGTTGTTTTAATCTCTGGAGCAGCCTCTGGTATGGGCAAGGGCGAAGCCTTAGCCTTTGCAGAGGCAGGAGCCAAGGTTGTTATCGCTGATTTGGATAAAGAAAAAGCAGATCAAGTGGTTGCTGAAATTCAAGAAAATAAGGGGACTGCCTTAGCGGTTGAAACGGATATTACC
Proteins encoded in this window:
- a CDS encoding ZinT/AdcA family metal-binding protein produces the protein MKRDVLMVSLLSVLALGACQASDAPANQAAASSSQTEQATSQDHSGHSHEGHDHGEDSHDHTHDHSGEDHDHAFEVTKETLVGKEGEDYLVAHGDHYHKVPADKLTEEERKDFDDYLAAHPNLKADHEKALQVQAGYFDDADVADRTLADWQGDWQSVAPYLEDGTLDPVMEFKAVKSEGEKSAEDYKAYYQKGYQTDLKGIKIEGDQITFIKKDGSTATGTYRAEGSKILDYEKGNRGVRPLFTKVSGDEEAYNYVQFSDHHVAPSDHVNHFHIFVGNDSHEALFEEMDNWPTFYPKAWTGDQILEDQLHH
- a CDS encoding MetQ/NlpA family ABC transporter substrate-binding protein — protein: MKRFGKFFLALLAFLLLGACGKHEEASSENQAAKDKVRVAVVGSSEKEIWEFVADKAKAEGIDLEVVELTDYNQPNQALANGDVELNAFQHYAFLKQWNEDHKEDLTPIGLTFITPLYIFSDKVDDLKDLPEGGQVLIPQETSIQGRALLALQTAGVLKLRDGGSTLSQVSDVIENPKNIELVEVESAQAPRLVKDVDAAVVNGSFAEDAGMKIEENIFTDADHLDQIPNDRYNLIVARKEDQNNSTLQKIVQLYQAQDVADKMNEVSPGQYYPVWGQKVDFIP
- the argF gene encoding ornithine carbamoyltransferase, translated to MLQGRNFLRVSDFSQAELRNLVDFALHLKDLKARGIPHPYLEGQNLALVFNKASTRTRAAFTVAASDLGADLEYFSTADMQLGTKESVADTARVLGRIFDGIGFRGAAQEDVDILAAEAGVPVWNALTDLAHPMQMVGDYMTLKEAYGDLAGLKLVYVGDGRNNVANSLLLAGLILGVEVVIAAPESLQPNAQVRALADRLSETYGTPYQLTEDVHTAVQEADAIYTDVWVSMGEEDQLEERINLLQPYQVNAQLMAETGKDTIFMHCLPAYHNGESEKGRALVDQYGEAAFEVTDEVFQSEAGWQFQQAENRLHSTKAILAATNGHLFVPGV
- a CDS encoding ABC transporter substrate-binding protein, which gives rise to MKIKQLVKILGLGALALGLGACGQAAEDNSQAEASVGVLQFMEHESLDRAREGFTDALKEAGYEEGKNLTLNYQNAQGDQSNLQSITQQLAGKNDLILSIATPAAQAMLNTDKKTPQLFTAVTDPVSAKLVESAEKPGANMTGTSDGAPTDKVVDLLLKADPSIKTIGILYNSSEVNSEMQYKEAKDYIESKGLKVESMTVTTTNEIQQATKALAKKVDGIYLPTDNTVANTIQTIGQVLKEEKVPSVAAFDAGVEGTLCAYGVDYYELGKQTGQMAIDILKNGKNPGEMPVQKSEKLVVKVNEDMAQALGSDPKSLTEE
- the mprF gene encoding bifunctional lysylphosphatidylglycerol flippase/synthetase MprF, with product MDFIRRHKRVLQIFFYVLIFGLLGYFIRHELQGIDWQLFRQSLGEKTIWIQLALLLTGLLGFSVNGLYDLNATRDYPLTAAPLDILKIGWISQAFNEFIDFGGLTGGTLRANFYKKAGLPAESALQLSVMNWAASFLGLVFLIFLALPLAWGRSLGWPLVLALIFTLYLPAFLLADRVPWFQRLFDRYQLQQISWRKKWGYVGVSILDWSAALTYFLFVMSVFNPNFAWTDGLLIYVFSIVVGLFSFVPGGVGAFDVTVLLLMQKAGYETANVLAALVVLRVCYYIIPWVLASTYVLGRWYREKTEDFHLTFWSDVLVKSLALVMFIGGALLVSTALAPELFERVRLLNHLVPRLFEQVSAFITLIVGIVTLLLSLGINARVRRVYQAAMGLLPLGAVLCLVRGISYREALVVMAVWILLYANRRQFIRASVPLTRRNILVASLLTILVLGVTSVAVAWHILRLQGELVITINLVHLMLSLLIVVGLALLLLFSQSKKLAFQSPSPEEVDAYLALVDQYGGTEYSHLVRLYDKQIFFGPDQEAAVLYRSVGRNMLVLGGPVGQPASFDRLLQAFAAYAHDAGMQLAYYEVSPRYLDHFCNMGYLTVKIGEAAIISLTDFTFEGKKNRNRRQIRNAMEKAGLRFEVLTPPHSPETLAELKGISDDWLEGRSEMAYSLGAFQEDYLQASPIFVLRSDERVEAFANLMPISSTSVSIDLMRFGGDTVDNVMQMLLLQIIAWAKEEGYETFDLGMAPLANVGDQTYSRSRDRVIRLVYEYGNRVYGFKGLRAYKDKFRPHWENRYLVYAEAAALPQILLGLYEAVNRSYKKKEK
- a CDS encoding LURP-one-related/scramblase family protein, translating into MHTLYIKQRIFKITDNYPIKDDQGKVCYQVDQDFKLIGDKIHVTDPHGDEVFTVKRKLIRLFPTYSVEFADGQSLKVRSQLSLMRRKVKVSSDDFQLKVRGNLIDHKFTVSESGNEIGTIRKKLISIGDSFEIQVKDPNYEQVLVAITIAIDNLMDREDDEEDED
- a CDS encoding YczE/YyaS/YitT family protein — encoded protein: MTTHIWKRALVLAIGIAINALGIVLITKANLGTTAVSSLPLVLSLATPLSLGTLLFIFNALYIVGQMALYRRDFQSWQWLQLGVNLILSLVTDWSAAALSWLQPNTIWSQALCLVLGCAVLAFGIALEVAADWLYVSAEGIVQAITTHFAWPFGRVKIAFDGTITGLAVLFSFLLLGGLEGVGWGTLISAFLIGRFVAFYQKNLPVLGRIGAWKISDRI
- a CDS encoding O-acetylhomoserine aminocarboxypropyltransferase/cysteine synthase family protein; this translates as MTKPNPTEKYKGFNTKQVHAGHQLDETGARAVPIYQTTSYVFKDAEQAANRFALTDAGGIYSRITNPTVGVLEERVAALENGTAGIAVASGSAAITYAILNIAKTGDNIISATSLYGGTFNLFSVTLPDLGIETRFVKDIEDFDAVEKLIDDETRAIYLETIGNPKTNLIDIDKVSAFAHQHGLPVIVDNTFATPYLYRPLDHGADVVVHSATKFLGGHGTTLAGIVVENGQFDWKNNERFPGFSTPDSHYNGLVFGDLAPAAFTTKIRAQVLRDTGACLSAQDAFLIINGIETLSLRVERHVANAEKIAKHLEDHPKVDWVAYPGLESSPYHELAERDFPNGVGSIFSFGVKGGKEAGIRFVDALEIFSNLANVADVRSLVVHPASTTHAQLSDEELEEAGVGQDLIRLSIGIEDVDDLIADLDQALDQA